One window of Streptomyces sp. NBC_00273 genomic DNA carries:
- a CDS encoding winged helix-turn-helix transcriptional regulator yields the protein MTTSETGVGAGIDTVYRSDCPSRPILDQIADKWSMMVMAVLDKPTRFNEIKRRLEGVTQRVLTQTLRRLERNGMIVRRVLPTSPVGVEYSLTPLGESLREPFGQLYDWTVANADEIRAHQMAYDQRGHN from the coding sequence ATGACCACCTCTGAAACCGGCGTCGGCGCTGGCATCGACACCGTCTACCGGTCCGACTGCCCCAGCCGCCCGATCCTCGACCAGATCGCTGACAAGTGGTCGATGATGGTGATGGCTGTCCTCGACAAGCCCACTCGGTTCAACGAAATCAAGCGCCGCCTCGAAGGCGTGACCCAACGGGTCTTGACCCAGACCCTGCGCCGCCTGGAGCGCAACGGGATGATCGTGCGCCGCGTGCTGCCAACCTCGCCGGTCGGGGTCGAGTACTCCCTCACCCCTCTCGGTGAATCCCTGCGGGAGCCGTTCGGCCAGTTGTACGACTGGACGGTCGCCAACGCGGACGAGATCCGGGCGCACCAAATGGCCTACGACCAACGCGGTCACAACTGA